The DNA sequence ATTCAAATCTCACATGGGGATGTAGCTCAAACGGTAGAGCGCTCGCTTTGCATGCGAGAGGTACGGGGTTCGATACCCCGCATCTCCATTGTCTTTTGCTATATAACACTCATGTTATCTAAACGACGTCGTTTGTGGTTGAGCCTAGAAAGAGAGGTAATTGGACCAGACTTACAAGCAGAGCCCACTCTCCAAGGCAACCAGGCCCAAAAGCCATGATCGACAACCCCACCACTCACTGATCTAACGGCTATGAAACAACCACACGTGCACAAGCGCATCATAACATTCAAATACTTGAGTCGCACCACATCCTACCCCATCCTCAGTGCCGACACCTAAAACGCACGCACTATCCTAGAAACTACAGAAACCTGACGTATAGTGCCCGGAAAAGCTGTGGCGCTACAAGCCGTACGTCAGCGCCAGCCAATGACATGGCGTTGATGACCTTGATGCCCCGACACACACTCACGTGACCCCCTTATTCGGCTACGTAACCTCATCCGCATCACGAACAGCTGTCCGTTACCGTCACCGGCGGCTCTTCAGTTCATTCGATTTCACTCCGATTACCGCCACGTGGACATGCCTTTACCTCAAAGTTATCGAAATCCCACACTTctaaattatagtttaattcACTTTATTagcttaaattatttttagattgaaattaaaacaaaaacaaaaatgatcttgaattaaattaaatatggaAGTAACGAcgttttataattaaaataaagagataatTAAAGGGGTGTGGTCCCTGGAGCATTAGCCTCTGAGAAGGAAGGGTAATATTGGAATTTGAATGATGGATCGAGGCAAAATCagtaaatttttagaaaatggagGTGAATTGCCTAAAAAAACAGGGAAGGTCCACCTACCAAGCCGGCAGCAGCATTCTCACGCCGGTGACGGAATAGCCAGAACAGCCAATAACGTCTCACCAAGTAATCAATCCAGAGGCCACGTGTCCCATCTCTGACAGACCTCGACGGACGCCGTCAAAGACCTCAGTTTTTCCCGTCAACCgataaaaaaacaacaattaacTTGGCCTTCCAAATCTCCCGTCAATAAATTCCGGTCAACCAAAACCCTaattctctctcttcttttctttccttccgcTGCTTTctctcctttctttctctctcgaGAATTTCGCAGATCGCCGATCTCCGGCTTGTCGGCAGGGGAAGATAGCTCCGATCCATGGAAGACGATGAGGAGATCCAGTCACACCCGTCGCCGGACACCGGATCTCCGGCGTCACCTCGGAGTAACGGCCGGATCACGGTGACGGTGGCGGCCGCGCCTCCTCCGCAGAACACCTTGACCCTGGCGCTTCCGATACAGCAGGCGAGGACCGCCGGCAACGGTGGTGGGGGAGGCGGTGGCCGGGAGGATTGCTGGAGCGAGGGAGCGACGTCGGTGCTGATTGACGCTTGGGGTGAGCGGTATCTGGAGCTGAGTAGGGGAAATCTGAAACAGAAACACTGGAAGGATGTTGCGGATATTGTGAGCAGCCGTGAGGATTACACGAAAACTGCGAAAACCGATATTCAGTGCAAAAATCGGATCGATACGGTGAAGAAAAAGTACAAGCTTGAGAAGGCGAAGATCGCCGCCGGCGGTGGTCCGAGCAAATGGCCGTTCTATCAACGCCTCGATCATTTGATCGGACCCACAGCGAAGATCGCCTCTGCCAGTCCCGCTACCGCCACGCCGTTGCCGCTGCAGAACGTGCCTCTAGGCATCCCGGTGGGAATGAGGTCAGTTCACCATCAGCAGCCCCAGCAGAAGAATCCCAAGCAGAAGCAGCAGTTGCGAAGGCGAGCTCCGGTGGATTCCGATTCATCACAGTCAGAGCCAGAGGCCTCACCAGACTCCACTGACAGTTTTCCGCCAGAAACCTTTGAAAGAAAGAGGCCTAGGATGCAGAGAGAGTTGAATTCAAACACCCCTCGAAGTGCACCAGTCCGGAGccgtggaggaggaggaggaggaggaggaggaggaagtgCTGCAGATAAAAATTGGAGCAACTCAGTAAGGGAATTGACTCAAGCAATTCTAAAATTTGGGGAAGCATATGAGCAAGCCGAGACTTCAAAGTTGCAGCAAGTGGCGGATATGGAGAGGCAGAGAATGAAGTTTGCCAAGGAGCTAGAGTTGCAGAGAATGCAGTTTTTCATGAAGACTCAATTGGAGATATCTCAGCTGAACCATGGGAGAAGGGTTGGGAATAACAGTATTCACcgaaacaacaacaataacaataacaacaataGTGATAGCAGCAACTAGATTAGCTTATTAGAAATTAGGCTTACCCAGATGAAAATTTGTGTTGCAATTGTTAATTTGAAATGTACCGCTTTCTCAATCTCAATCCTTATTTATCACAACCTGTAACCTTCCCTCAAAATGCTCAAATTCATTGGGGTAGTGCTGATTAATCTAAGTGTTGCTCTTGTACTGTTGTACATACATGGTAAGAGTTTTGTTGTTTAAAATTTACATTGACATTGTATATCTTTGATGATGTAAATTTTGCAGCTGCTTCTCATGCCCAATTTCTTCCATTGTTGTTGTTCGGGTCTGCACAATGGTCATATGGGTTTGATCATCTGCAGGTGATGCAAGACAGGTTGTTTAGTTTAAGAAGAACAGACATGAAGAAGAAACTGATCATGTTTCCAAAGCAATACACAATATGCAATGAGGGCAGTGCAGAGTTGCTTTTCTAGTAAAATCATGCTTGGATTCATGGGAAGATGCTTTAAAACATTTAAGGATTGTTTGGTAGCAGACAACCAAAAAGGACATCTTCAGAA is a window from the Vitis riparia cultivar Riparia Gloire de Montpellier isolate 1030 chromosome 9, EGFV_Vit.rip_1.0, whole genome shotgun sequence genome containing:
- the LOC117922195 gene encoding trihelix transcription factor ASIL2, producing MEDDEEIQSHPSPDTGSPASPRSNGRITVTVAAAPPPQNTLTLALPIQQARTAGNGGGGGGGREDCWSEGATSVLIDAWGERYLELSRGNLKQKHWKDVADIVSSREDYTKTAKTDIQCKNRIDTVKKKYKLEKAKIAAGGGPSKWPFYQRLDHLIGPTAKIASASPATATPLPLQNVPLGIPVGMRSVHHQQPQQKNPKQKQQLRRRAPVDSDSSQSEPEASPDSTDSFPPETFERKRPRMQRELNSNTPRSAPVRSRGGGGGGGGGGSAADKNWSNSVRELTQAILKFGEAYEQAETSKLQQVADMERQRMKFAKELELQRMQFFMKTQLEISQLNHGRRVGNNSIHRNNNNNNNNNSDSSN